A genomic stretch from Helianthus annuus cultivar XRQ/B chromosome 1, HanXRQr2.0-SUNRISE, whole genome shotgun sequence includes:
- the LOC110897886 gene encoding uncharacterized protein LOC110897886, translating into MASDKEKSSGAAEAMDTNSPYYLHPSYYPKQLQVNKNLTDSNYKDRIQEMSNFVFAKNKIGFVDGTLPKPDKTDDKYMPWMRCDAMIKGWLTTAMEKEIRASVKYASTTIEIWKDLQERFGKESTPRTYELKQSISATRQEGASVSSYYTKLRGSWDGIDSVLPSPRCDCGNCTCGIGKKITELKEKEKMYEFLMGLNADFLVMRTQILATKPLLGLGETYHLVAEDEQQRIIAVGNKPLPVPDAAAFGASQTGNQDG; encoded by the coding sequence ATGGCCAGTGATAAAGAAAAGTCGAGCGGAGCCGCTGAAGCCATGGATACAAACTCGCCTTACTACCTTCATCCCTCATACTATCCTAAACAACTACAGGTCAATAAGAATCTGACCGATTCCAACTACAAAGATAGGATTCAAGAAATGAGTAATTTCGTGTTTGCCAAGAACAAAATAGGGTTCGTTGATGGAACCCTACCCAAACCCGACAAAACCGACGACAAGTATATGCCATGGATGCGCTGCGATGCGATGATAAAGGGGTGGCTCACCACTGCGATGGAGAAAGAAATACGGGCTAGTGTCAAATACGCAAGTACCACCATTGAGATCTGGAAAGATTTACAGGAGAGGTTCGGAAAGGAAAGCACTCCAAGGACGTATGAGCTGAAGCAGTCAATATCCGCTACTCGACAAGAAGGTGCGTCGGTTTCATCCTATTACACCAAGTTACGGGGCTCATGGGATGGGATTGATTCTGTGCTTCCAAGCCCAAGATGCGACTGTGGGAATTGTACGTGCGGGATCGGAAAGAAGATCACGGAAttaaaggaaaaagaaaaaatgTATGAGTTCCTAATGGGTCTCAACGCTGATTTTTTGGTTATGCGAACCCAGATACTAGCCACCAAGCCCTTGCTGGGTCTCGGTGAAACGTATCACCTCGTAGCCGAGGATGAACAGCAGAGGATCATAGCCGTTGGGAACAAACCGCTACCTGTACCAGATGCTGCTGCGTTTGGAGCCTCACAAACAGGAAATCAAGATGGTTAA